Part of the Neisseria leonii genome is shown below.
ACACGCCATCGACCGTCCGCGCCGCCTGCGCTCGCTGACCGTCAGCTTTGTCGGCCCCATCGACACCAGCGGCGAGATTGGTCTTCAAGCGCAGATTCTGCGCGTGGGAAAATCGGTATTGCAGGGCGAAGTCCATTTGACACAAAACGGCGGTGTACAGGCTGTTTTGCTGGCCAGCTTCGGCGAAGCGCGCGAATCGGCTGCCCGAATCGCCGCCGACAGCCCGCCGCCCGCCATGCCTCAGGTCGGGCAGATTCCCGCTATTCCCGCCGGCGTGCCGGATATGCCCGCTTTCCTGCAACACTTCGACATACGCTGGGCGCACGGCCCGCTGCCGTTCAGCGGCAGCACACAGGCCGAATTCGGCGGCTACCTGCGTTTTCGCGGCCAAGAAGGAGCGTTTACCCTGCCGCATCTGGTCACACTGACCGACGCTTTTCCGCCCGCCGTTGTTACCCTGCTGCCGCAGCCCGCCCCCGCCAGCAGTCTGACTTGGACGCTGGAACTGCTGCACGAGCCGGACGGGGCGGACATGGCCGATTTCTGGCAATACCGGGTCCGAACCGATTATGCCGCCGACGGCTACGGCCACACCGAAGCCCGCATCTGGGACAAAAACGGCCGTCTGATGCTGATCAGCCGCCAGACTGTTACGGTTTTCGGCTGATACCGCCACTTTGAGGCCGGGTGCACAGCATTATCCCTCCCAATGTGCCAACCCGTCCAAGAACCGGATGCCGACCGGTTTCCGGTTCTCGGGTTTCCGCTCACTTCCATTACCGATTACGCAGATTCGGCTCATTACCGGGCAATATTCCCTTCTCTGCCGCATATCGATGCGTTTACCGGCGGCATTTTCAGACTTTCATGCATATGAAATTGAAGGCTTTTCAGACGGCCTGAACAGTCCGGCAAACGGCTGTCCGTCCCGTCTTCTGGGCATCGGAAAGGCGGTACCGGTTACACATAACCGGCACCGCCCGTCCGACTCAGTGATGATCATGCCCGATATCGAATGTCAGCGTTGCATAAGTTGCCTCTTTCCCGCAAATCCGCGAATCGGCAAAATCGGCTTTGTGTTCCACGCTGGCTTTCCAGAAACCTTGGCGCAAAGGAATGATTTCCACCGTACCGTCTGCGCCGGTAATATCGGAAAACGCCTGTGCTTCCGTCTTATGCGTTTTACTGCGGTCGCTCATATCGAATCCTTCGAACGTAGCCGTCAATACTGCCCCGGCCAGCGGCTCTCCGCGGTACAGCACTTGTACTTTAAACAATCCGCCTACCCGTACATTGGCCGGATTATCCAATGGCACAATCTCCAAAAGATGACCGAGGGGTTGGGAAATAGTTTGCATATCGGCACTTCTGTGTCCGACATTGACAATATTTTTACCGTACATCCTGGTTTGTTCGCAATATTCCGCATCCGGCATCTGACGCATATCGGCCTGCCGCCAACCTGCTTTGTTTTTCGACCAGAATGTCGGCCGGTATTGCGCACTGATCACATAACTGCCTTCTGCCACCGGCTTTCTGCTCCGGTATTCGTAATTCTGTCCCTGCTGTACCAAATCCTCGCTGCCGCCGGCCGTATGCAGCTGCATCGGACGGTTGAAGATCGATACGCGATCCGGACTAATCGGTTCAAAATCCGGAAATTCACCGTAGCCCAGTTTGGCTTTCAGTATCTGGCCGCCATGCGTATGCTCCGAAGCCACCCATACACGATGGGCTTGGGCAGTGGTACATATAAAGGCCAATACAGCAGCTGACAGATGCAGTCTGATCATGATGATTGCTCCACAGGTTAAGAAAAGAAATGTTATATTATAACATTAAATCCATGCTGTAAACCATGAATGACTCACTGCTTCACAAAACAGTACTCCGCACCGCCGATGCCGGTTAAAGCTGCCAGATTTGGGTAACGGCTTCTTTAATCAGCACCAATCCGGGATCTTGTTCGTATTCGTCCAAATAAATAAAGCTCAACGGCAGGGTCTGCCGGTATTGTTCGATCACGGTAATAGGACGGCCCGCCGCCACCGCATCATCGGCCTTGTTGGCCGGTACCATCGCCACGCCCACGCCGGCCGCCACCAGGTCGATAATCGTTTGCGGATAATCACAGATAATCTGCTGCTTGGGCGACAGGCGGTTGGCACGCCAAAATTGTTGCAGGTGCTTGTTGCTGCCCGATGTACCCGACATTTCGATCCAGGTAAATTCTTCCAGACTTTTCGGCAGGCCGTTGCGTATGGCCGCTTCGGCCGAAAGGGGGCAAATCAGCGAATAGTGGATATTTTCCAGAAAAATGCTGTGGACGCTGCGGCCGGTTACCGGCCCGAGAAAAAAACCGCCGTGCAGTTTTTTCGCCAATACGCGGCCGAGAATTTCGCCGCTCATGCCGTATTGCAGATGCAGTTGGACATGCGGCGCACGCCCGCGCAGCCATTGTACCAATCCGGTTACCTTATTGGCCGTCAGTGGGTGGATCAGGCCGATATCCGCCTCCTCTTTGTAACCGCTGGCCAGCATTTTGGCAAAATGGTCAAGCCGGTGTTTGTGTTGGAGCAGCAGTTCGGCTTCGGGCAGCAGGACTTCGCCCGCGCGGGTAAGGGTCATGCCGTTGCTGGTCCGCACAAACAGCGGTGTATCCAATTCGGTTTCGATGGCTTTGATTTGTGCCGAAACGGCAGGCTGCGACAGACAGAGAAACTCCGCTGCCTGTGTCAAGTTGCGGTGTTGTGCCACCGTAACGAATGATTTGAGCTGGTGCAGATCCATCATTTCCCTCTTCCGTCTGCCGTTTAGTGCGGCGTGGCTGCTGTTTCTTTTATTCAGATATTAACATTTTCACAGGCCGTCTGAAAATACTGCCGCAACCGCCGTATTCCGATCCATCTTTGGCGGCACGCCATCAGGGCAGACGGCCGTAACGCCAGCTTCCCGGTTCCAGCTGCTCATCAAACAGCGAAATTCCGCCCACTGCCACCCGCACCAAGCGCAGGCAGGGGTAACCGGCCTTGGCGGTCATGCGGCGCACTTGGCGGTTTTTCCCTTCGCAGATACGGATTTCCAGCCAGAAATCGGGCACACTTTTGCGCACGCGTATCGGCGGTACGCGCGGCCACAAATGCGCGGTTTCTGCTGCCGCCATCACGCTCACTTTGGCCGGACGGGTAACAAAACCGCCCAAATCCACGCCGCGGCGCAAGCTGTCCAAACGCCCTTCGTCGGGTACGCCCTCCACCTGCGCCCAGTAGGTTTTTTCACTTTTGAATTTCGGATCGGCAATTTTGGCCTGCAAACGCCCGTCGTCTGTGAGCAGCAGCAGGCCTTCGCTGTCGGTATCGAGGCGGCCTGCGGGGTAAACGCCCGGTACGTCGATATAGTCTTTCAGCGTAGCGTATTTTTCATGCGGGCTGAATTGGCAGATGACGCCGTAAGGTTTGTTGAACAGAATCAGTTTACTCATAATCTTCTCTGCGCCGCCGCGCTTTCGGAGGGAAAACAAGGCCGTCTGAAAACGGTTTGCCCCGATTTTCAGACGGCCTGCCATCAAACTGCCATCAGAACAGTGCGTCTGCCGTACCGGCAGCAGGCGGCGGAGCGGCAGGTGCCGGCGCTGCTGCGGGTTTGCCGCTGTCGGGACGGGCATCCGGTTCGGCACCATTACCGGCTCCCGCCACTTCGCCGTCGCGCTCGGACTGGCTGATCGGACGGCTGGCACGGTTGTCCAACGCCAAATCGGGATTGGTGCTCTGCTGCTCGCGCAGGAAGTATTCTCCGTCGCGCACCACCACCCCCTCAGGCACTTTCATGCCTTTGCCGCCGACACCGTTGAGGGCGTAACGCATATATTCGTTCCACACCGGCAGGGCGATGGTGCCGCCGTAACCCGCGCGCCCCATGCTTTTGGGTTTGTCGAAACCGATATACACGGCCGTAACCACTTCGGGGTTGAAACCGACAAACCAGGCATCTTTATTGTCGTTGGTTGTCCCGGTTTTGCCCGCAATATCGGAGCGGCCGAGCGATTTGGCGCTGCGTGCCGTACCGTAGTTCACCACATCGCGCATCATCTGGTACATCACATAAGCATTGCGCGGATCAATGGCCTGCGGCGCATTCTCTCCGGCCACCAGCGGCTGCATCTGAGCCCGCAGACGGCCCTGCCCGTCGTAAATCTTATCGATCACGTAAGCCGACACCTTATAGCCGCCGTTGGCAAACACGGCATAACCTTCAGCCATCTGCAACGGCGTGGTCAGGCCGGTACCCAGCGACATCGACAAACCTGCGGGGTGGTCGGACGGTTTAAAACCGAAACGCTGGATATATTGATGGGTGTAATCGATGCCTGCCGCCTGCAACAGGCGGATCGACACCATATTTTTCGAGGCCGTCAGTGCCTGACGCATGGTAATCGGGCCGGCATAGCGGCCGTCTGAATTTTTCGGATTCCACGTTGTGCCGCGCGGCCCCGCACCGGGAATCGAAATCGGCGCATCGTTAATCACGGTCGCCGCCGTCATACCTTTTGACAAGGCGGCCGAATAGACAAACGGCTTGAATGTCGAACCCGGCTGGCGTTGCGCCTGTGTGGCGCGGTTGAAACTCTTACTGTGGAAATCGTAACCGCCCACCAGTGCCTTCACTGCACCTGTTTTGGCATCCAGCGACACCAGCGCGCCCTGTAACAGCGGCTCCTGAGCCACCGCCCAGCTTTTCCCGTTTTTGCGCAAACGGATGACCGAACCGCGGCGCAAAGCCGCATCGCCCAATTTTTTATTGCCGATCGCGGTGCGGGCAAAACCCGTCTGTTCCGGTGTCAGCTTGATGCGCCCGCCCGGCAGCTGCACGGTCAGACCGTTTTTCGCCGATGCCGCCAACACCACACCCGGCACCATGCCGTCCACCTCATAAAGGCCGGACAGATATTCGCCGACTGTATCTTCTTCCTCTTCGGCATCAGTGATTTTGTCCAGATTGAGAAAATCCTCGGCACCACGGTAGGCACTGCCCCGGTCAAAGCCCAGCAGCGTGCGGCGCAATGCGGCCGTTGCCGCCCGCTGATGGCCGGTATCGACGGTGGTATAAACCTTGAAACCCTGCGTATAGGCATCTTCGCCGTATTTGTCATACAGCTCCTGACGCACCATTTCGGCCACATACAGCGCGCTTTGGTCGATTTTCTGTACATAACGCTCATATTGCAGCGGCTCGGCCGCCGCCGCATCACGTTCGGCCGCCGTAATCCAGCCCAATTCGTACATATTGTTCAGAATGTAACGCTGGCGCAGCTTGGCGCGTTCGGGATTCACAATCGGATTGAACGCGGAAGGCGCTTTGGGCAAACCGGCCAGAATCGTGGCTTCGGCCAGGCTCAAATCCTGAACGGGTTTATTGAAATAGACCTGTGCCGCCGCCGTAAATCCGTAGGCACGCTGCCCCAGATAAATCTGGTTGAAGTACAGCTCGAGAATTTCGTCCTTGGTCAGCGACTGCTCTATTTTATAAGCCAGCAGTGCTTCATTGAATTTACGGGTAAAAGTGCGCTCGTTGGTCAGATAGAAATTACGCGCCACCTGCTGCGTAATCGTACTGGCACCCGATTTCACGCCGCCGGTCAGATTGCCGACCACCGCGCGTGCCACGCCCATCACATCCACTCCCCAATGCTCGTAAAAACGCTTGTCTTCCGCCGCCAAAACCGCCTGTTTGAGGTTTTTCGGAAAATCTCCGATTTTCGTGAACGCCCGCCTCTCTTCGCCGTACATACCGATCAGTCTGCCGTCTGCCGAATAAATCATCAGCGGCATCCGCGGCTGGTAATTCTGCACAGCCTCCAAAGAGGGCAGCTTTGGGTAAGTGACCAAAATGGCAATCGCCACCAAACCGACGGCAAACAGTGCCAGACCGATCAGCAAACCGAAAACCGCAGTAATGAATCTCTTAATCATGTTTACTCAATTTTCCCTTTGACAACAGGAAACGAAAAGGTTAAATATGCACATATCATAAAAAAGACGGCGGACATGGCCGCTTTTATCTGCAAGGAGTGCTTATGCCTATGCTTTCCCGTTTGTTCCGCCGTCCGGCCAGGCGCAGCGAAGGGTGGGATTTGGGTGCGGCGGAAACGCGCATGGTGGCACTTTGCGGCAGCAGTTTAAACCAAATCCGTTTGGAAACCTATACTTTTGCACCTCGCGGCACGCCCGTCCGCACCGGCGGCAAGGCAAACCGGCGCACTACCCGCCGAACCGTCGCCCTGCCTGCCGCACAAAGCATTATGGAAATCCTGCCTTTCAGGCCGTCTGAAAATCCGCTGCACACCGGGCAAACCGACACGGAACACCGGACACAGGCGGCCGATTATACCGAATTTCATCTGGCCGGACTCGGCCTGCCCGACAATATCGTCCACGACCACCACTTATTCGCCGCCCGCCATACGGACAGCTCTGCCCTGCTGATCGCCGCCGCCCGTGCGGAAGCGGCCGCCGCGCAACTGGAACAGGCCGCCGCACTCGGTCTGAAAGCCGATTATCTGGACATCGACATACTGGCACTGGCCAACGCATTCCTGTTCGGCTCGCAACCCGCCGCCGACGGCTGCCGGATCCTTCTCCGTCTGGAATCTGAAAGCATACAGATGCTGGCCTTCGACAACGGCCGCGTGTGCCATATACAGGAAACGCTGCTGCCGACCGCAGCAGACAGTCCCGACTCCGAAAACCGCCGTCCTGCTTTTCAGACGGCCTCAACCGATGCCGTCTGCCGTGAAGCACAGCACCTGCTGCAACTGTACCGCCACACACGCAACCCCGCCGCCATGCCCGACATTACCCTGACCGGCACGCTGGCCTCCACCGTCGAAAGCGGGCTGGCCGCCGCCGGTCTGCCCGCCCGCTGCCGGCACCCGATCCACGCCCTCGATCCCGACATCGCCGAGGCCGATGCCGCCCGCCTGAGTACTGCATTCGGGCTGGCACTCAAACCCTTTATCGCATCGGCAGCCCGATCAGAAAGTGCAGGCCGCTGATGGAATGGATCAATATCAACCTGATACCGGCAAAACCCGCCGCACACCGCCCTTCCGCCGCCACTACCGCCATCCTGCTGATTGTCCTGATCAGCGCGGCCGCCTATGCCTTTCTATATGCCGCCCAGCAACGCCAGCAAACCCGAAACCGCTGGCTGCAACAAGCCTTCATACAGGCCGAAAACGAACACCGGGCACGCACCGGACAAATCGAGGCGTACCGCCGCCTGCAACAGGAAATCGAACAATTTTCAACGCACCGTACCGCCGCCGCACAAACCCTGCAACTGCTGTCGGCACTGCATCAGGCTCCGCCCGGCACCCGCTGGCAGGAAATCCGTTTCGACAACGGCAGCGGCACGCTGCAACTGACCCTGTCTCCAGGAGCAGACGCATGGACGGACGGGCTGAACAGGCTGGGCATCGGCCGTTTCGACCCGCTTCCGCCACAAAACGGCACACAGCAAATCACTTTCCGCCTCCATCCGATACCGCAGGCAGGAGAACAGCCATGAACCGTCAAATGCCGCTCTACCGCCTGATGCTGCCGGTTGCCGCACTCACCGCCGCCATACTGTTACTGTGGCCGCAATGGCGGGATTGGCGGCAGTCTCTGGCCCGCGAAGCTCATTTGAAAAACCAGTACCAAACCCTGCGCACCCGGACTGCCGCCCTGCCTGCCGTACCGGATACCGAAGCCGCAACCGCCGCGCTTGCTCCCTACACCGCAGCCGACAACCGCAACTGGCCGCAAACCGCAGCCGAGTACCGTCTGACGCTGCTGGCCGCCGACCGTCTGCCTGACGGTACCGAACAACTGCACCTCAGCGGCGCCTATCCCGATCTTTACCGCCTGCTGTACAGCCTGATTGGCCGGACACCGGCTGCCCAGCCCCGATCATGGCAGCTGAGGCCGTCTGAAAGCGGTGCTTCCCTGAATATCGTCCTGCAATATTTCCCGATACCGGATGCAGAAAACAGCGGCAGCCCGGACAATGCTGCGGGGGCGCGCCGATGATACGCCTCTTTTTCCCCTGCATTCTGTTGCTGCTGGCAGGCTGCCGCGCCGACATCGCCGACTTGGAAGACTGGCGCGACGGCATCGACCGCCAAGCCGCCGGGCAAAATACCGATGGATTACCGCCGCTGATGCCGCCCGAACCCATCCTGCTGCCGGAAAACACAGCCGTGCCGGACTTATTTGCCCAAACTGCACCCCGCCCCTGCACCGACTGTACCGCCGCCGAAGTTCCGCCGCTGCAACGCCTGCCTTTAAGCCAGCTGGCCTACATCGGCCATATCCGCCGTGCAGGCCGCATCACTGCTTATCTGCAAACAGATGATGCCGTCTTACCCGCCGCTCCCGGGCAAACCGTCGGCAGCGAAGGCGGCCGCCTGATCCGCATTCTGCCGCAGGCACTGCACATCGAAACCGCCGGGAAAGTCCGTATCCTGCCGCTGCGCCGCGACGATGACGGCAGCGGCCGACCGTCCGGCCTGCGCCAACCGCGCCATACCGAGCCTCCTACCGGATCCGCCGCCTCTGCCGTTCAGGAGTAATGCCATGTCCAAAAGCCTGACCCTGCTGATTCTGATTCTGCTCTGCTGCCGTACTGTCGATGCCCGTTCCCCTGCCGATCCGTCCGACAGCCTCTTTCCTGCCCGCCTGACCGTTACCGCCGCACCTCAGGGCGGCACGTTGATCGAGCTGGCCGCGCCCAACCTGCCCGCACCCGACATCCGCCGCCAAGGCCGCCGCTTGTCTGTCCGCCTGCCCGGCTACACACTGCCGCCGCTTGATCTGCCCCAAAATTACCGGGGCACACCGATTGAACACATCCGCCGCGAACAACACACCGACGGCAGCATACTGACCGCCACCCTGCGCGGCGGCTGGCAGTTCGACAGTCAAGCGACTCCCGACCGCATACGCCTGCTCATCAGACCGTCTGAACGCCCTCACGCACCTGCGGACCACACCGGCAAGCTGATTTCGCTGGATTTCCAAAATATCGATGTCCGCACCTTACTGCAAATCATCGCCAAAGAATCGGGTATGAATATCGTGGCTTCCGATGCCGTGAACGGCAAAATGACCATTTCGCTCAAAAACCTGCCGTGGCCGCAGGCACTCGATGTGGTACTGCAGGCACGCAGTCTGCACATGAGCCGCAGCGGCAACGTCATCCACATCAGGCCGAAAGCGGCTTATCTGGCCGACAGCAAAGCCGAACTGGCTCTGGAAAACGAATTGCAGCAGCAATTGCCGCTCCGCTCCCGCACATTCCGCCTGCAATACAAAAATGCCGAAGAACTGGCCAAAATGCTGAAAAGCGACGGCAAACAGAGCAGCGGCCTGCTCAGCCCGCGCGGCAGCATTTTGGCCGACAGCGGCGGCAACAGCCTGGTGGTACACGACACCGAAGCCGTGCTCTCGCGGATTGACGCACTGATACAGGAATTGGACCGTGCAGCCGACCAAGTGATGATAGAAGTGAAAATTGTCGAAGCCAACGACGGTTTCTCGCGCGAATTGGGCGCAAAATTCGGATACAGCGGACGGCGCGGACACAACAGCTGGGGCAGTTCCCTGCAACAGCTGGCCGATACGGCTGCCGCCGTTCCCGTATTCAGCCCGAATGTCAGCCTGCCCGCCATGGCCTCGGCAGGCAGTATCGCACTGGTCCACGCCGCCGCCAGCAGTGCGCTGGGCTTGGAATTGAGTGCACAGCAGGCACAAAGCCGTGCCAAAATCATTTCCAGCCCGCGCATCCTCACCCGGAACCGGCAGGCCGCCTTAATCGAATCGGGTACCGAAATCCCGTATCAGGAAGCCACATCCAGCGGCGCCACCTCCACCGGCTTCAAAAAAGCGGTTTTGGGACTGAACGTACTGCCCGCCATCACGCCGGACGGCCATATCATTATGGACATCAAAGTCAATAAAGACACGCCGACTGCCTGCGGCGCAAGCGAGCCGTGCGTTTCAACCAAACGGCTGCAAACCAGCGCGATGGTGGAAAACGGCGGAACCTTGGTCTTGGGCGGCATTTATGAGGAAAACAGCGGCGACCGGATACAGAAAGTACCGCTGCTGGGCGACATTCCGCTGCTGGGACACCTGTTCAGCAGCCGCGCACGCAACCAAGAGCGCAAAGAACTGCTGGTTTTCATCACCCCGCATATTGTCGGCCGCCCCGGTTTCTTACCGCAAAACATGCCGCCGCTGCCCGAATAGCCTGTTCAGACGGCCTCAAAGCCGCTTTCACAGCCGTCGGCAACGTCATATAATACAGGCCGTTTTCCCATTTTCCCGGTCTCAATTATGAATATCACCGTTATCGACCACCCGCTGGTCAAACACAAACTCACCCTGATGCGCGAAGCCGAATGCAGCACCTATAAATTCCGCACGCTGACCACCGAACTCGCCCGCCTGATGGCTTATGAGGCCAGCCGCGATTTCGCCTTGGAAGATATTGAGTTCGACGGCTGGTGCGGCCGCATCAAAGGCCAGCAGATTAAAGGCAAAACACTGACCGTTGTGCCGATTCTGCGTGCGGGGCTGGGTATGCTCGACGGCGTGCTGGATCTGATTCCCACTGCAAAAATCAGCGTCGTCGGCTTGCAGCGCGATGAAGAAACACTCAAGCCCGTATCGTATTTTGAGAAATTCGTCAGCAATATGAGCGAGCGTCCGGCTCTGATTATCGACCCCATGCTCGCCACCGGCGGTTCCATGGTGGCCACCATCGACCTGCTCAAAGCCAACGGCTGCCGCAACATCAAAGCACTGGTATTGGTCGCCGCACCCGAAGGCGTCAAAGCGGTGAACGACGCCCACCCCGATGTTACGGTTTACACCGCCGCGCTCGACAGCCATTTGAATGAACAGGGCTACATCATTCCGGGTTTGGGCGATGCGGGCGACAAAATTTTCGGCACCAAACACGGATAACCCCCACCGGTCCGCAAACGGTACAGAAAACCGCCGATATGGCCAGAACGGCTTTGACCGCAACAAACCGCTTTCAGACGGCCTGACAGTCCGCCGTCCGTTCCGGCAAACGCCCGGTACAGCAAAAAACCGCCGCCCCGAATCGGGCGGCGGTTTGGGCATTTATCCGTATGCTTAGCGGTAACCGGCCTGTCTCATCAACATCACGGCACGTGCCTGATTGCTGCCCGCTACCGATACATTGATCAAATCCTGTTTGAAACTGCCCCATTTGGCCACACGGGGATCCGGATTGACTTTCGGGTTGGCCGGATATTCGTGGTTCAAATCGGCAAACAGGTTTTGTGCCTCTGCACCGGACAGCCATTCAATGAATTTCTGCGCTTCTGCGGGCTGTTTGCTGTATTTCACCACACCCGCACCCGAAACATTGACATGGGTACCTTTGCCGTTCTGGTCTGCAAAGAACACACCCACCGGCAGATCCGGTTTTTTCTCCAGCAAACGGCCGTAGTAATAAGTATTGGCAATACCGACATCGCAACGGCCTGCCGCAATAGCTTCCAAAACCGCAGTATCGTTGGCAAAGGGTTCTGCAGCCAGATTGTTTACCCAACCTTTAACAATATCGGCAGTTTTCTTGGCACCGTGGTTCGCCAGCATGGTCGCGGTCAGCGATTGGTTGTACACATTGCCGGACGAGCGCAGACACAGCTTGCCTTTCCATTTCGGCGAAGCCAGATCGGCATAAGTGGACAGCTCGGACGGCTTCACTTTCTGCGTATTGTAGAAAATGGTGCGGGCGCGTACAGACAGGCCGAACCATTGGTTTTTCGGATCGCGCAGGTGGGCGGGAATATTGGCTTTGAGCGTAGCCGAATTCACCGGCTGCAACAGCCCCATCTGCGCGGCCTGCCACAGATTGCCTCCATCCACTGTAATCAGTACATCGGCCGGCGTATTGCGCCCTTCGGCTTTCAGTTTTTCGGCCAACGGACCGGGCTTGTCGGTTACCAGCTTGACATTCACACCGGTTTTTTGGGCATAAGCATCGACAATCGGTTTCAGCAGATTGTCGGCGCGGGAAGTGTAAACCACCAAGTCGGCGGCAAACACCGGGGCGGCACTCATCAGGGCAACCGATACGGCCAGAATTTTTTTCATACACAATTCTCCTTTTTGCGGTTTTTGCGGATAAGGTTGGATACAGACAAACTTTACTGCCGCCTATCATTATAGAATAAGGATTCCCTATAAACAATAGTCAGTATCATTTTCCAATAAGAAATTTTCTCATTGCCAGACCTGCGTTTTATCGGGATAATCACGCCCTGCTTACACTTCACTACATTTCCATGACTAAAGGCCGTCTGAAAACATGAATGCCAGAACCGTCCCGCTTCTGCCCGCCCGTCTGTGGCTGCTGCTGTGTATCACGCTGCTGCTGATTCCGCTGGGTGTGATTGCCGCCGCGTGGGGGACGTGGGACGAAGAAATCTGGGCGTTCATGCTCGATTTCCAGCTGCCGCTGCTATTGTCCAACACACTCTGGCTGGTACTGGGTGTGGGAGCGGGAACGGCTCTGCTCGGCAGCAGCACGGCCTGGCTGACTGCGATGTACGACTTCCCGCTGCGGCGGCTGTTTTTCTGGGCGATGATGCTGCCGCTGGCCGTTCCGGCTTATGTGCTGGCTTTCACCCAACTGGGCCTGTTCGACTATACCGGCCCCGTCAGTACCTATCTGCGCGACCGGTACGGTTTTTCAGACGGCCTGCCCGACATCCGCAACCGCTGGGGGCTGATTGCCGTGATGAGCCTCACATTTTACCCGTACGTTTATCTGCTGGCACGCAACGCCTTCTGCGGCATGGGCGCACAGGCACTGGAAGCCGGTGCTTCTCTCGGCCTGCCGCCGCTTCGTTCCTTTATCAAAATCGCCCTGCCGATGGCGCGCCCGTGGATAGGCGGCGGCGTGATACTGGCACTGATGGAAGTGCTGGCC
Proteins encoded:
- a CDS encoding LysR family transcriptional regulator; this encodes MDLHQLKSFVTVAQHRNLTQAAEFLCLSQPAVSAQIKAIETELDTPLFVRTSNGMTLTRAGEVLLPEAELLLQHKHRLDHFAKMLASGYKEEADIGLIHPLTANKVTGLVQWLRGRAPHVQLHLQYGMSGEILGRVLAKKLHGGFFLGPVTGRSVHSIFLENIHYSLICPLSAEAAIRNGLPKSLEEFTWIEMSGTSGSNKHLQQFWRANRLSPKQQIICDYPQTIIDLVAAGVGVAMVPANKADDAVAAGRPITVIEQYRQTLPLSFIYLDEYEQDPGLVLIKEAVTQIWQL
- a CDS encoding acyl-CoA thioesterase II; protein product: MDLNRTFARLADDDTITLDPGWAQGRALFGGLSGGLMLAKLQHAIDRPRRLRSLTVSFVGPIDTSGEIGLQAQILRVGKSVLQGEVHLTQNGGVQAVLLASFGEARESAARIAADSPPPAMPQVGQIPAIPAGVPDMPAFLQHFDIRWAHGPLPFSGSTQAEFGGYLRFRGQEGAFTLPHLVTLTDAFPPAVVTLLPQPAPASSLTWTLELLHEPDGADMADFWQYRVRTDYAADGYGHTEARIWDKNGRLMLISRQTVTVFG
- a CDS encoding rRNA large subunit pseudouridine synthase E, which codes for MSKLILFNKPYGVICQFSPHEKYATLKDYIDVPGVYPAGRLDTDSEGLLLLTDDGRLQAKIADPKFKSEKTYWAQVEGVPDEGRLDSLRRGVDLGGFVTRPAKVSVMAAAETAHLWPRVPPIRVRKSVPDFWLEIRICEGKNRQVRRMTAKAGYPCLRLVRVAVGGISLFDEQLEPGSWRYGRLP
- the upp gene encoding uracil phosphoribosyltransferase, which encodes MNITVIDHPLVKHKLTLMREAECSTYKFRTLTTELARLMAYEASRDFALEDIEFDGWCGRIKGQQIKGKTLTVVPILRAGLGMLDGVLDLIPTAKISVVGLQRDEETLKPVSYFEKFVSNMSERPALIIDPMLATGGSMVATIDLLKANGCRNIKALVLVAAPEGVKAVNDAHPDVTVYTAALDSHLNEQGYIIPGLGDAGDKIFGTKHG
- a CDS encoding type IV pilus secretin PilQ, which produces MSKSLTLLILILLCCRTVDARSPADPSDSLFPARLTVTAAPQGGTLIELAAPNLPAPDIRRQGRRLSVRLPGYTLPPLDLPQNYRGTPIEHIRREQHTDGSILTATLRGGWQFDSQATPDRIRLLIRPSERPHAPADHTGKLISLDFQNIDVRTLLQIIAKESGMNIVASDAVNGKMTISLKNLPWPQALDVVLQARSLHMSRSGNVIHIRPKAAYLADSKAELALENELQQQLPLRSRTFRLQYKNAEELAKMLKSDGKQSSGLLSPRGSILADSGGNSLVVHDTEAVLSRIDALIQELDRAADQVMIEVKIVEANDGFSRELGAKFGYSGRRGHNSWGSSLQQLADTAAAVPVFSPNVSLPAMASAGSIALVHAAASSALGLELSAQQAQSRAKIISSPRILTRNRQAALIESGTEIPYQEATSSGATSTGFKKAVLGLNVLPAITPDGHIIMDIKVNKDTPTACGASEPCVSTKRLQTSAMVENGGTLVLGGIYEENSGDRIQKVPLLGDIPLLGHLFSSRARNQERKELLVFITPHIVGRPGFLPQNMPPLPE
- a CDS encoding DUF4198 domain-containing protein; translation: MIRLHLSAAVLAFICTTAQAHRVWVASEHTHGGQILKAKLGYGEFPDFEPISPDRVSIFNRPMQLHTAGGSEDLVQQGQNYEYRSRKPVAEGSYVISAQYRPTFWSKNKAGWRQADMRQMPDAEYCEQTRMYGKNIVNVGHRSADMQTISQPLGHLLEIVPLDNPANVRVGGLFKVQVLYRGEPLAGAVLTATFEGFDMSDRSKTHKTEAQAFSDITGADGTVEIIPLRQGFWKASVEHKADFADSRICGKEATYATLTFDIGHDHH
- a CDS encoding penicillin-binding protein 1A, whose product is MIKRFITAVFGLLIGLALFAVGLVAIAILVTYPKLPSLEAVQNYQPRMPLMIYSADGRLIGMYGEERRAFTKIGDFPKNLKQAVLAAEDKRFYEHWGVDVMGVARAVVGNLTGGVKSGASTITQQVARNFYLTNERTFTRKFNEALLAYKIEQSLTKDEILELYFNQIYLGQRAYGFTAAAQVYFNKPVQDLSLAEATILAGLPKAPSAFNPIVNPERAKLRQRYILNNMYELGWITAAERDAAAAEPLQYERYVQKIDQSALYVAEMVRQELYDKYGEDAYTQGFKVYTTVDTGHQRAATAALRRTLLGFDRGSAYRGAEDFLNLDKITDAEEEEDTVGEYLSGLYEVDGMVPGVVLAASAKNGLTVQLPGGRIKLTPEQTGFARTAIGNKKLGDAALRRGSVIRLRKNGKSWAVAQEPLLQGALVSLDAKTGAVKALVGGYDFHSKSFNRATQAQRQPGSTFKPFVYSAALSKGMTAATVINDAPISIPGAGPRGTTWNPKNSDGRYAGPITMRQALTASKNMVSIRLLQAAGIDYTHQYIQRFGFKPSDHPAGLSMSLGTGLTTPLQMAEGYAVFANGGYKVSAYVIDKIYDGQGRLRAQMQPLVAGENAPQAIDPRNAYVMYQMMRDVVNYGTARSAKSLGRSDIAGKTGTTNDNKDAWFVGFNPEVVTAVYIGFDKPKSMGRAGYGGTIALPVWNEYMRYALNGVGGKGMKVPEGVVVRDGEYFLREQQSTNPDLALDNRASRPISQSERDGEVAGAGNGAEPDARPDSGKPAAAPAPAAPPPAAGTADALF